A genomic window from Nocardioides rotundus includes:
- a CDS encoding SDR family NAD(P)-dependent oxidoreductase — protein MSRRVLVTGAGGGLGAALVAGFRERGDRVLATDLAGAAGEVDRTLDVTSAEDWAAARAWVEDEWGGLDVLVNNAGIAGGGRLDHTTMEEWQRLTDVNLFGVVRGTAEFTPVFKHQRSGHVVNIASLAGLVHPAGMAAYNSVKAGVVALTETTGHELAGWGVRATVVCPSYFRTGLVDHLVGSDEAVGAIFRRLVADSPVGPEEIAAATLAGIDEGADVVLPDEAGRQAYSFKLSDRPAYDAVMRRQAANLARLTDNSP, from the coding sequence GTGAGCCGGCGGGTGCTGGTCACCGGCGCCGGCGGCGGACTCGGGGCCGCCCTGGTCGCGGGGTTCCGCGAGCGCGGGGACCGGGTGCTGGCCACCGACCTCGCCGGTGCGGCCGGCGAGGTCGACCGCACGCTGGACGTCACCTCCGCCGAGGACTGGGCCGCGGCGCGCGCCTGGGTCGAGGACGAGTGGGGCGGCCTGGACGTCCTGGTCAACAACGCCGGGATCGCCGGCGGCGGGCGGCTCGACCACACCACGATGGAGGAGTGGCAGCGGCTCACCGACGTCAACCTCTTCGGCGTGGTGCGCGGGACCGCCGAGTTCACGCCGGTCTTCAAGCACCAGCGCTCGGGTCACGTCGTCAACATCGCCTCGCTCGCGGGGCTGGTCCATCCCGCGGGGATGGCGGCCTACAACTCGGTCAAGGCCGGCGTGGTCGCGCTGACCGAGACGACCGGCCACGAGCTAGCGGGCTGGGGGGTGCGCGCGACGGTCGTGTGCCCGTCGTACTTCCGCACCGGGCTGGTCGACCACCTGGTCGGCAGCGACGAGGCGGTCGGCGCGATCTTCCGCCGCCTGGTCGCCGACTCGCCGGTCGGGCCGGAGGAGATCGCCGCGGCCACCCTCGCCGGCATCGACGAGGGCGCCGACGTGGTGCTCCCCGACGAGGCCGGCCGGCAGGCGTACTCCTTCAAGCTCAGCGACCGCCCGGCCTACGACGCCGTCATGCGTCGCCAGGCCGCCAACCTCGCCCGCCTCACCGACAACTCCCCCTGA
- a CDS encoding SDR family oxidoreductase produces MTFRHTVLITGASSGLGAEMARQLAALGHDLALCARRTDRLDMLRAEILAAHPERRVAVRSLDVNDHDQVFEVFRAFRDELGGIDRVVVNAGLGKGAPLGTGRFDANRETAMTNFVGALAQTEAAMELFRAAGGGHLVMVSSMSAVRGLPGTVTTYAATKAGVAHLAEGLRTELHGQEGYAVTVLYPGYIISEMNDYAQPTSPLMATTERGVRAMVAAMEKEVDAAEVPRLPWQVLAPVMRHAPLHVFKRMI; encoded by the coding sequence ATGACCTTCCGGCATACCGTCCTCATCACCGGCGCCAGCAGCGGGCTGGGCGCCGAGATGGCCCGCCAGCTGGCGGCGCTCGGCCACGACCTCGCCCTGTGCGCACGCCGCACCGACCGGCTGGACATGCTGCGGGCAGAGATCCTCGCGGCGCACCCGGAGCGTCGGGTCGCCGTACGCTCCCTCGACGTCAACGACCACGACCAGGTCTTCGAGGTCTTCCGCGCCTTCCGCGACGAGCTCGGCGGGATCGACCGCGTGGTGGTCAACGCCGGGCTCGGCAAGGGCGCGCCGCTGGGCACCGGTCGGTTCGACGCGAACCGCGAGACCGCGATGACCAACTTCGTCGGCGCCCTGGCCCAGACCGAGGCGGCGATGGAGCTCTTCCGCGCCGCCGGTGGCGGGCACCTGGTGATGGTGTCGTCGATGTCGGCCGTGCGCGGGCTGCCGGGCACGGTCACGACGTACGCCGCCACGAAGGCCGGTGTCGCCCATCTCGCCGAGGGCCTGCGCACCGAGCTGCACGGCCAGGAAGGCTATGCGGTCACGGTGCTCTATCCGGGCTACATCATCTCGGAGATGAATGACTACGCGCAGCCCACGTCGCCGCTGATGGCGACGACGGAGCGGGGCGTGCGGGCGATGGTCGCGGCGATGGAGAAGGAGGTCGACGCAGCCGAGGTGCCGCGGCTGCCGTGGCAGGTGCTGGCGCCGGTGATGCGGCACGCGCCACTGCACGTGTTCAAGCGGATGATCTGA
- a CDS encoding DUF4282 domain-containing protein has protein sequence MSYEPPPPQDPYGQPGSYGQPQTGSSSSPGFFGALFDFKFEHFITPMIVKVVYILTLVFLVLGWLFYVIFAFSQNSAAGLAVLLLGPIVLVLYLAFIRMTLEFYLAIVRMSQDIHQRLPRA, from the coding sequence ATGTCCTACGAACCTCCTCCGCCCCAGGACCCCTACGGCCAGCCGGGCTCCTACGGCCAGCCCCAGACCGGCTCTTCCTCGTCTCCGGGATTCTTCGGCGCCCTCTTCGACTTCAAGTTCGAGCACTTCATCACGCCGATGATCGTCAAGGTGGTCTACATCCTGACGCTGGTCTTCCTGGTGCTCGGGTGGCTGTTCTACGTCATCTTCGCCTTCTCGCAGAACTCCGCCGCGGGCCTGGCGGTCCTGCTCCTCGGACCGATCGTGCTCGTGCTCTACCTGGCCTTCATCCGGATGACGCTGGAGTTCTACCTGGCCATCGTGCGGATGAGCCAGGACATCCACCAGCGCCTGCCCCGCGCCTGA
- a CDS encoding copper homeostasis protein CutC: MLLEVIVTGPEDAEAATAGGADRLELVGEPERGGMTPSASVVRSVLAATALPVRVMVRRQEAHVLGRPEIDDLVRDVDTLDAAELVCGAARPDGTPDIDALAPVVEAIAGRPWTFHRAIDSAPDLPTAVRDVLALPGCDQVLTAGDPAGVEAGVRRLRELLARAAVPVDAVLVGGGVTEENLGDVLAAGAHHVHVGRSVRREGAWSGAVLPELVARLAADLRGS; encoded by the coding sequence ATGCTGCTGGAGGTCATCGTGACCGGGCCCGAGGACGCCGAGGCCGCGACCGCGGGAGGCGCCGACCGGCTCGAGCTCGTCGGCGAGCCGGAGCGCGGCGGGATGACGCCGTCGGCCTCCGTGGTGCGGTCGGTCCTCGCGGCAACGGCCCTACCGGTGCGGGTGATGGTCCGGCGCCAGGAGGCGCATGTCCTGGGTCGCCCGGAGATCGACGATCTGGTCCGCGACGTCGACACCCTGGACGCCGCCGAGCTCGTGTGCGGGGCCGCCCGGCCGGACGGCACCCCCGATATCGACGCGCTCGCGCCCGTGGTTGAGGCGATCGCGGGTCGGCCCTGGACCTTCCACCGCGCCATCGACAGTGCCCCGGACCTGCCCACGGCCGTGCGCGACGTGCTCGCACTTCCGGGCTGCGACCAGGTGCTGACCGCGGGCGATCCGGCCGGTGTGGAGGCAGGAGTACGTCGGCTCCGCGAGCTGCTCGCCCGGGCGGCCGTGCCGGTGGACGCGGTCCTGGTCGGGGGCGGGGTCACCGAGGAGAACCTGGGCGACGTCCTCGCCGCGGGGGCGCATCATGTGCACGTCGGCCGCAGCGTCCGTCGCGAAGGCGCCTGGTCGGGCGCCGTACTCCCCGAGCTCGTCGCGCGGCTCGCAGCCGACCTGCGCGGGTCATGA
- a CDS encoding LLM class flavin-dependent oxidoreductase translates to MTDFPTLSVLDLVPVRSDQATGDALRATLRLAKVAEDAGYHRYWLAEHHNMPAVAATNPPVLIGMVAGVTTRMRVGSGGVMLPNHPPLVVAEQFALLEAAFPDRIDLGIGRAPGSDPVTSWALRQGGGAHTGDQAVQQFPEYVDQVRTMMAADGAAIQLPRQTYELRATPQARSEAEVWLLGSSDYSARLAAQKGLPYVFAHHFSGQGTAEALALYRNEFRPSETCPEPRTFLTVNAVVAETRAEAEALALPNALQMLALRTGGPMVAQRLVEEAEQVDVPPAHQGLLDAMLGRWVIGDPASAREQVAAMAEQYGVDEVMIHPVAGARTGADADAAPAREETLRLLAG, encoded by the coding sequence GTGACTGACTTCCCGACGCTCTCCGTGCTCGACCTCGTGCCCGTCCGCTCCGACCAGGCCACCGGCGACGCACTGCGCGCCACGCTGCGGCTGGCGAAGGTCGCCGAGGATGCGGGGTACCACCGCTACTGGCTGGCCGAGCACCACAACATGCCCGCGGTCGCCGCGACCAACCCGCCGGTGCTGATCGGGATGGTCGCGGGCGTCACCACGCGCATGCGGGTCGGCTCCGGCGGCGTGATGCTGCCGAACCACCCGCCGCTGGTGGTCGCCGAGCAGTTCGCGCTGCTCGAAGCCGCCTTCCCCGACCGGATCGACCTCGGCATCGGCCGCGCGCCCGGCTCGGACCCGGTCACCTCGTGGGCGCTGCGCCAGGGCGGCGGCGCGCACACCGGCGACCAGGCGGTCCAGCAGTTCCCGGAGTACGTCGACCAGGTGCGCACGATGATGGCCGCCGACGGCGCCGCGATCCAGCTGCCCCGGCAGACCTACGAGCTGCGCGCCACTCCGCAGGCCCGCTCCGAAGCGGAGGTCTGGCTGCTCGGCTCGTCGGACTACTCCGCCCGACTGGCCGCGCAGAAGGGCCTGCCCTACGTCTTCGCCCACCACTTCTCCGGGCAGGGTACGGCGGAGGCGCTGGCGCTCTACCGCAACGAGTTCCGGCCCAGCGAGACGTGTCCCGAGCCGCGCACCTTCCTCACCGTGAACGCAGTCGTTGCCGAGACGCGCGCGGAGGCGGAGGCCCTGGCGCTGCCGAACGCGCTGCAGATGCTCGCCCTGCGCACAGGTGGCCCGATGGTGGCCCAGCGTCTGGTCGAGGAGGCCGAGCAGGTCGACGTACCCCCGGCGCATCAGGGTCTGCTCGACGCCATGCTCGGCCGTTGGGTGATCGGCGACCCGGCCTCCGCGCGCGAGCAGGTCGCCGCGATGGCCGAGCAGTACGGCGTGGACGAGGTGATGATCCATCCGGTCGCCGGTGCGCGCACCGGGGCCGACGCGGACGCCGCGCCCGCCCGCGAGGAGACGCTCCGCCTGCTCGCGGGGTGA
- a CDS encoding TetR/AcrR family transcriptional regulator → MATVRVPQEERTRVMRARLLDATVELLIERGFAGTSTTLVSERAGVSRGAQLHHFPTKNDLVVAAVEHLTAVRGAELEQAFAALPRRGRTRAVLRMLGDHFSSPVFTAALELWVAARTDPSLLAAVSPLEQRIGRETHRLTVEALGVDESVPGNRELVQATLDLVRGLGLADTISDDRRRRNRILDEWARTLDARFQEAR, encoded by the coding sequence GTGGCCACGGTGCGGGTACCCCAGGAGGAGCGGACGCGGGTCATGCGCGCCCGGCTCCTGGACGCGACGGTGGAGCTGCTGATCGAGCGCGGGTTCGCGGGCACCTCGACCACGCTGGTCAGCGAGCGCGCGGGCGTGTCGCGGGGGGCGCAGCTGCACCACTTCCCGACCAAGAACGACCTCGTCGTCGCCGCGGTCGAGCACCTGACCGCCGTCCGCGGCGCCGAGCTGGAGCAGGCGTTCGCCGCGCTGCCGCGGCGCGGGCGGACCCGCGCGGTGCTGCGGATGCTCGGCGACCACTTCAGCTCCCCGGTCTTCACCGCCGCTCTGGAGCTCTGGGTCGCCGCGCGCACCGACCCCTCGCTGCTCGCCGCCGTCTCCCCGCTGGAGCAGCGGATCGGCCGCGAGACCCACCGGCTGACCGTCGAGGCGCTCGGCGTGGACGAGTCGGTGCCGGGGAACCGCGAGCTGGTCCAAGCCACCTTGGACCTGGTCCGCGGCCTCGGGCTGGCCGACACGATCAGCGACGACCGCCGTCGACGGAACCGGATCCTCGACGAGTGGGCGCGCACCCTCGACGCGCGCTTCCAGGAGGCCCGATGA
- a CDS encoding TIGR03084 family metal-binding protein, whose translation MTTLSDVLDDLAAEGERLEALVAPLPEEEWRRPTPAPGWDVATQVAHLAWTDEVALAAATDKQAWDAHVLAAIEDAEGFVDRGALEGGAVPPADLLARWRDARAALAAALAAVPPGKRLPWFGPPMSPTSMATARFMETWAHSLDVHEALGAEPEPTDRIRHVAHLGVRTRDFAFATRDLEPPAEEFRVELTAPSGEVWTWGPEEAAQRVAGPAYDFCRLVTQRVHRDDTALTATGADAERWLGIAQAFAGPPGAGRERCG comes from the coding sequence ATGACCACGCTGTCCGACGTCCTCGACGACCTCGCCGCCGAGGGGGAGCGGCTCGAGGCACTGGTGGCGCCTTTGCCCGAGGAGGAGTGGCGGCGACCGACCCCGGCGCCCGGCTGGGACGTCGCGACCCAGGTGGCGCACCTTGCCTGGACCGACGAGGTCGCGCTGGCCGCCGCCACCGACAAGCAGGCCTGGGACGCGCACGTGTTGGCCGCGATCGAGGACGCCGAGGGCTTCGTGGACCGCGGCGCCCTGGAGGGAGGAGCCGTACCGCCCGCGGACCTGCTGGCCCGGTGGCGGGACGCGCGCGCCGCGCTGGCGGCCGCGCTGGCCGCCGTACCCCCCGGCAAGCGGCTGCCGTGGTTCGGCCCGCCGATGTCGCCGACGTCGATGGCGACCGCGCGCTTCATGGAGACCTGGGCGCACTCCCTCGACGTGCACGAGGCGCTCGGCGCCGAGCCGGAGCCGACCGACCGGATCCGGCACGTTGCGCACCTGGGCGTGCGGACCCGCGACTTCGCCTTCGCCACCCGTGACCTGGAGCCCCCGGCCGAGGAGTTCCGGGTCGAGCTGACCGCGCCGTCCGGCGAGGTCTGGACGTGGGGACCGGAGGAGGCGGCCCAGCGCGTCGCGGGGCCGGCGTACGACTTCTGCCGCCTGGTCACCCAGCGCGTGCACCGCGACGACACGGCCCTGACCGCGACCGGCGCGGACGCGGAGCGGTGGCTGGGCATCGCCCAGGCGTTCGCCGGACCTCCGGGCGCGGGGAGGGAGCGGTGTGGCTGA
- a CDS encoding acyclic terpene utilization AtuA family protein, with amino-acid sequence MADLRIGNCSGFYGDRLSAMREMLEGGPLDVLTGDYLAELTMLILGKDTMKDPSLGYARTFVRQAEDCLGLALERGVRIVANAGGLNPAGLVERLEEVARGLGLDPAIGYVAGDDLRDRAGELGFEAALTANAYLGGFGIARLLSDGADVVVTGRVTDASLVVGPGVAHFGWTPEDHDALAGAVVAGHVLECGCQATGGNFSGFLDLPGRGRPLGFPLAEIAADGSSVITQHPGTGGTVNVDTVTAQLLYEIRGRHYLNPDVTTDLASIRLSDAGPGRVAIDGVRGSAPPAELKVAVNELGGFRNSVELVLTGLDIPAKADWVRRQLEAAWGDQVPASVDWTLTPLPAPDADTEEGASCLLRCTVRDPSPDVAGKGLTAPLVALALASYPGFTLTGPPSPATPYGVYRPAYVPRSAVRHVAETRGQKSVIDDPATLSEAPVDEFCQCVSETEAPDGPTRRLPLGTFVHARSGDKGGDANLGLWVANDGHPERERRVAWLLGLVTPERVRELVPEAADLEVEVHPLPNLGGVNVLLRGLLGEGVAASTRFDPQAKALGEWVRSRHVEIPEELL; translated from the coding sequence GTGGCTGACCTGCGGATCGGCAACTGCTCGGGGTTCTACGGCGACCGGCTCTCCGCGATGCGCGAGATGCTGGAGGGCGGCCCCCTGGACGTGCTCACCGGCGACTATCTCGCCGAGCTGACCATGCTCATCCTGGGCAAGGACACGATGAAGGACCCCTCGCTGGGCTACGCCCGGACCTTCGTACGGCAGGCCGAGGACTGCCTGGGTCTGGCCCTGGAGCGCGGCGTGCGGATCGTCGCGAACGCCGGCGGGCTCAACCCCGCCGGGCTCGTGGAGCGGCTGGAGGAGGTCGCGCGCGGGCTCGGGCTGGACCCGGCGATCGGGTACGTCGCCGGCGACGACCTGCGCGACCGGGCCGGCGAGCTCGGCTTCGAGGCGGCGCTCACCGCGAACGCCTACCTCGGCGGCTTCGGCATCGCGCGGCTGCTCTCCGACGGCGCCGACGTGGTCGTGACCGGGCGGGTCACCGACGCCTCACTGGTCGTCGGCCCGGGCGTGGCGCACTTCGGCTGGACCCCCGAGGACCACGACGCCCTGGCCGGCGCCGTGGTCGCCGGGCACGTGCTGGAGTGCGGCTGCCAGGCCACCGGCGGCAACTTCTCCGGCTTCCTCGACCTGCCCGGACGGGGCCGGCCGCTCGGCTTCCCGCTCGCCGAGATCGCCGCCGACGGCAGCTCGGTGATCACCCAGCACCCCGGCACCGGCGGCACGGTCAACGTGGACACCGTGACCGCGCAGCTGCTGTACGAGATCCGGGGGCGGCACTACCTCAACCCCGACGTCACCACCGACCTCGCCTCGATCCGGCTCTCCGATGCCGGCCCCGGGCGGGTCGCGATCGACGGTGTCCGCGGCTCCGCGCCCCCGGCCGAGCTCAAGGTCGCGGTCAACGAGCTCGGCGGCTTCCGCAACTCCGTCGAACTGGTCCTCACCGGCCTGGACATCCCGGCCAAGGCCGACTGGGTGCGCCGCCAGCTCGAGGCTGCCTGGGGCGACCAGGTGCCGGCCTCGGTCGACTGGACCCTCACGCCGCTCCCCGCGCCGGACGCCGACACCGAGGAGGGCGCCTCCTGCCTGCTGCGGTGCACGGTGCGCGACCCCTCGCCCGACGTGGCCGGCAAGGGACTCACCGCTCCGCTGGTCGCGCTCGCGCTCGCGTCCTACCCCGGCTTCACCCTGACCGGCCCGCCGAGCCCGGCCACGCCCTACGGCGTCTACCGGCCTGCCTACGTCCCCCGGTCGGCGGTCCGGCACGTCGCGGAGACGCGCGGGCAGAAGTCCGTGATCGACGACCCGGCCACGCTCAGCGAGGCGCCGGTCGACGAGTTCTGCCAGTGCGTCTCCGAGACGGAGGCGCCGGACGGCCCGACCCGACGGCTCCCGCTGGGCACCTTCGTGCACGCCCGCTCCGGCGACAAGGGCGGCGACGCCAACCTCGGACTGTGGGTCGCGAACGACGGGCACCCGGAGCGCGAGCGTCGGGTGGCCTGGCTGCTGGGTCTGGTCACCCCGGAACGGGTCCGCGAGCTCGTGCCGGAGGCGGCCGACCTCGAGGTCGAGGTGCACCCACTGCCCAACCTGGGCGGGGTGAACGTGCTGCTGCGCGGGCTGCTGGGCGAGGGGGTCGCGGCGTCCACCCGCTTCGACCCGCAGGCCAAAGCGCTCGGCGAGTGGGTCCGCTCGCGCCATGTCGAGATCCCGGAGGAGCTGCTGTGA
- a CDS encoding acyl-CoA dehydrogenase family protein — protein MTEERNALRETATEFVRREVAPYLQEWEDAGEIPRALHAAAGKQGLLGVAFPEEVGGSGGDLADSVAMQEAMFAAGASSGLMAGLFTSGIALPHIAASGNADLVDRYVRPTLAGETIGSLAVTEPGGGSDVSAITTRAVRDGDHYVVNGAKTFITSGVRADFVTTAVRTGGPGAGGISLLVIDQDTPGFTVDRSLAKMGWHCSDTAELTFTEARVPARNLVGEENAGFAQIAEQFVVERIALAVHGYGIAGRALALTAEHAKGRETFGRPLADRQVVRHRLVEMHRQVEVARTYTHHVVERHLAGELAVAEACLAKQTACDAATYVCDQAVQLFGGMGYLHGIEVERHYRDARILPIGGGATEVLTDLAAKLLGYDGKGTR, from the coding sequence GTGACCGAGGAGCGGAATGCGCTGCGGGAGACCGCGACCGAGTTCGTGCGGCGTGAGGTCGCGCCGTACCTCCAGGAGTGGGAGGACGCAGGCGAGATCCCCCGCGCCCTGCACGCAGCCGCGGGGAAGCAGGGGCTGCTGGGAGTCGCCTTCCCCGAGGAGGTCGGCGGCTCGGGCGGCGACCTGGCCGACAGCGTCGCGATGCAGGAGGCGATGTTCGCCGCCGGCGCGTCCAGCGGGCTGATGGCCGGCCTCTTCACCAGCGGCATCGCGCTCCCGCACATCGCCGCCAGCGGCAACGCCGACCTGGTCGACCGCTACGTCCGCCCCACACTGGCCGGCGAGACGATCGGCAGCCTCGCGGTCACCGAGCCCGGCGGCGGGTCGGACGTCTCGGCGATCACCACCCGCGCGGTCCGCGACGGCGACCACTACGTCGTCAACGGGGCCAAGACCTTCATCACCAGTGGCGTGCGCGCCGACTTCGTCACCACCGCGGTCCGCACTGGCGGCCCGGGAGCGGGCGGCATCAGCCTGCTAGTCATCGACCAGGACACGCCCGGCTTCACCGTGGACCGCAGCCTGGCCAAGATGGGCTGGCACTGCTCCGACACCGCCGAGCTCACCTTCACCGAGGCCCGGGTGCCGGCGCGCAACCTGGTCGGCGAGGAGAACGCCGGCTTCGCCCAGATCGCCGAGCAGTTCGTGGTCGAGCGGATCGCCCTCGCCGTGCACGGCTACGGCATCGCCGGCCGCGCCCTCGCGCTGACCGCCGAGCACGCGAAGGGCCGCGAGACCTTCGGGCGTCCGCTCGCGGACCGTCAGGTCGTGCGGCACCGGTTGGTCGAGATGCACCGCCAGGTCGAGGTGGCCCGTACCTACACCCACCACGTCGTCGAGCGGCACCTCGCCGGGGAGCTGGCGGTGGCGGAGGCGTGCCTGGCCAAGCAGACCGCGTGCGACGCCGCGACCTACGTCTGCGACCAGGCGGTCCAGCTCTTCGGCGGCATGGGCTACCTCCACGGGATCGAGGTGGAGCGGCACTACCGCGACGCGCGGATCCTGCCGATCGGCGGCGGGGCGACCGAGGTGCTGACCGACCTGGCGGCGAAGCTGCTGGGCTACGACGGGAAGGGGACGCGATGA
- a CDS encoding SRPBCC family protein produces the protein MRLLRPLGDEVSVWMDAPVPQVWDLVSDVTRIGEFSPETFEARWTRGATGPAVGARFKGHVKRNGVGPTYWTLCTVTACEPERVFEFSVGSDSMSVNNWGYRLEPRDGGTLVTEYFRLEPSLPVRAYWLLLGPLRGRTNRAGMRTTLERMKAVVER, from the coding sequence ATGAGGCTGCTGCGACCGCTCGGGGACGAGGTGTCGGTGTGGATGGACGCGCCGGTGCCACAGGTGTGGGACCTGGTCAGCGACGTGACCCGGATCGGCGAGTTCAGCCCGGAGACCTTCGAGGCGCGGTGGACCCGCGGCGCGACCGGCCCGGCGGTGGGCGCGCGGTTCAAGGGTCACGTGAAGCGCAACGGCGTCGGGCCGACGTACTGGACGCTGTGCACCGTCACCGCCTGCGAGCCGGAGCGGGTCTTCGAGTTCAGCGTCGGCAGCGACTCGATGTCGGTCAACAACTGGGGCTACCGGCTGGAGCCGCGGGACGGCGGGACGCTGGTGACCGAGTACTTCCGGCTCGAGCCGAGCCTTCCGGTGCGCGCCTACTGGCTGCTGCTCGGGCCGCTGCGCGGGCGCACCAACCGCGCCGGGATGCGCACCACCCTGGAGCGGATGAAGGCGGTGGTGGAGCGATGA
- a CDS encoding acyl-CoA carboxylase subunit beta, with translation MTTTHREAMDAKLADLEAEHAKAVAGGGDKYVERHRARGKLLPRERIELLIDPGSAFLELSPLAGWGSDFTVGASVVTGIGVVEGTECVITANDPTVKGGASNPWTVKKVFRAAQIAEENGLPTISLVESGGADLPTQKEIFIPGGKLFRDLTRASARKQPTIALVFGNSTAGGAYVPGMSDYTVFVRGGAKVFLGGPPLVKMATGEESDDESLGGAEMHARVSGLADYLAEDEHDALRIGRRIVARLNRQQGAPAAAGRSGPAYSPPDADPEELLDLIPSDLKEPFDPREVIVRICDGVSETNGQAFDEFKPLYGSSLVTGWARLHGHPVGILANAQGVLFSEEAQKAAQFIQLANQADTPLLFLHNTTGYMVGKEYEQGGIIKHGAQMINAVSNSSVPHLSVIMGASYGAGNYGMNGRAYDPRFLFTWPSAKSAVMGPQQLAGVLSLVARAAAEAKGKEYDEAGDAAMREFVEASVEEQSLPFFLSGMLYDDGVIDPRDTRTILGICLSVINRTPVRGADGFGVFRL, from the coding sequence ATGACCACCACCCACCGCGAGGCCATGGATGCCAAGCTCGCCGACCTCGAGGCCGAGCACGCGAAGGCGGTCGCCGGGGGCGGGGACAAGTACGTCGAGCGCCACCGCGCGCGGGGCAAGCTGCTGCCGCGCGAGCGGATCGAGCTGCTCATCGACCCCGGATCGGCGTTCCTCGAGCTGTCGCCGCTGGCCGGCTGGGGGTCGGACTTCACCGTCGGCGCCTCGGTCGTCACCGGCATCGGCGTGGTCGAGGGCACCGAGTGCGTCATCACCGCCAACGACCCGACGGTCAAGGGCGGCGCGTCGAACCCGTGGACGGTGAAGAAGGTCTTCCGCGCCGCGCAGATCGCCGAGGAGAACGGCCTCCCGACGATCTCGCTGGTCGAGTCTGGCGGCGCGGACCTGCCGACGCAGAAGGAGATCTTCATCCCCGGAGGGAAGCTCTTCCGCGACCTGACGCGGGCCTCGGCGCGCAAGCAGCCGACGATCGCGCTGGTCTTCGGCAACTCCACCGCGGGCGGCGCCTACGTGCCCGGGATGAGCGACTACACCGTCTTCGTCCGCGGCGGCGCCAAGGTGTTCCTCGGTGGGCCGCCGCTGGTGAAGATGGCGACCGGCGAGGAGTCCGACGACGAGTCGCTCGGGGGCGCGGAGATGCACGCGCGGGTCTCCGGGCTGGCCGACTACCTCGCCGAGGACGAGCACGACGCCCTGCGGATCGGCCGGCGGATCGTCGCCCGGCTCAACCGTCAGCAGGGCGCGCCGGCGGCCGCCGGCCGCTCCGGGCCGGCGTACTCCCCGCCCGACGCCGACCCCGAGGAGCTGCTCGACCTCATCCCCTCGGACCTCAAGGAGCCGTTCGACCCGCGCGAGGTGATCGTCCGGATCTGCGACGGCGTCAGCGAGACCAACGGGCAGGCGTTCGACGAGTTCAAGCCGCTCTACGGCAGCAGCCTGGTCACCGGCTGGGCCCGGCTGCACGGCCACCCCGTCGGGATCCTCGCCAACGCGCAGGGGGTGCTGTTCAGCGAGGAGGCGCAGAAGGCCGCGCAGTTCATCCAGCTCGCCAACCAGGCCGACACCCCGCTGCTGTTCCTGCACAACACGACCGGCTACATGGTCGGCAAGGAGTATGAGCAGGGCGGGATCATCAAGCACGGCGCCCAGATGATCAACGCGGTCTCGAACTCCTCGGTGCCGCACCTGAGCGTGATCATGGGGGCGTCCTACGGCGCGGGCAACTATGGCATGAACGGTCGCGCCTACGACCCGCGCTTCCTCTTCACCTGGCCCTCGGCGAAGTCCGCGGTGATGGGGCCGCAGCAGCTCGCCGGCGTGCTGTCGCTGGTCGCCCGGGCGGCCGCGGAGGCCAAGGGCAAGGAGTACGACGAGGCCGGGGACGCCGCGATGCGCGAGTTCGTCGAGGCGAGCGTGGAGGAGCAGAGCCTGCCGTTCTTCCTCTCCGGGATGCTCTACGACGACGGGGTGATCGATCCGCGCGACACCCGCACGATCCTGGGCATCTGCCTGTCGGTGATCAACCGGACCCCGGTGCGGGGCGCGGACGGATTCGGGGTGTTCCGACTGTGA